A segment of the Solanum lycopersicum chromosome 9, SLM_r2.1 genome:
CCACAGTTTCTTGATTTAGCCTCAATTGGTGATCTTTTTTCAGTAAGTAGGCTAATGATTGCAAATCCTAGTAATATTTCCAACCCAAACACAACTCTTGTAAATGATCAACCCCTTTTTGTCCCCATCAAATGTTCTTGCAACAACATCAACTCAACATTTGGTAGCATATCTTATGCTGGCTTAAACTACAGTTTCAAAGCAGGTGACACTATGTATGATATGTCAGTAACCAAATACCAAAATCTTACTACTTATCAATCTGTTGAGGCTGTTAATCCCACAGTTGAAGCAACCAAAATTGCTATAGGACAGACCATAAAATTCCCAATTTTTTGCAAGTGTCCAACCACAAGACAAAATCAACCAAGACTACTCATAACTTATGTTTTTCAGCCTAATGATAACATTTCTTCTATCGCATCAAGATTCCGGATAACCCCACAATCCATAACACAAATGAATGGAAATAATATCAAGATTCTTGATACCATTTTCATCCCTCTTCCGAATCTACCTAATCTTACACGGCCAGCATCTTCAAAcaccccaccaccaccaccaccacccacAGCACCAGCTCCAGTAATTCAAGAAAATGACAGAAAAGGGACTGTCATTTGGTTAGCAATTGGTTTAGGGGTTTGTGGGCTGCTGTTGATTTTGATTCTTGGTTTGTTTTACAAGGAGAAAACAGTAAAGAGAGAAAAGTATAGTGATATAGAAAGACAAAAAAGTTTGTATGTTGGATCAAAAAAGGGGTCTATTGTTGATAAAGATGTTGAAGTGAATTTGATGGCTGATTTATCAGACTGTTTGGATAagtataaaatgtataaaatggaACAACTTTGGGAAGCAACAAATGGATTTGATGAAGAGTGTTTGATTCAAGGGTCTGTGTATAAAGGAACAATTGATGGAGAAGTGTTAGcaatcaagaaaatgaaatgGAATGCCCGTGAAGAACTCAAAATCCTGCAAAAGGTAAAGAAAAAACGTCACGTAAAATTCAGCATATATACGTATCCACTAGAGAATTTTTTTGTATACTACTATCCCTcatcccaatttatgtgacgtaaaaatcatttcattaaggatAACATGAACACTTTAAAGTTAAACTGTTACTGGATAGAAtatatgtcattcttttcaactttttttgtttgtgtaggTGAACCATGGGAATTTGGTGAAGCTAGAAGGTTTTTGCATAGACCCTAAAGAAGCAAATTGCTACTTAGTCTATGAGTATGTTGAAAATGGTTCACTACATTCTTGGCTTCACGGTGAAAAACCTGAAAAATTGAGTTGGAAAACAAGACTAAGAATTGCAACTGATGTTGCAAATGGTCTTTTATACATTCATGAACATACAAGGCCAAGAGTTGTCCACAAAGACATCAAAAGTAGCAACATTCTCCTAGACTCCAACATGAGAGCCAAAGTTGCCAATTTTGGTCTAGCTAAATCAGGGTGCAATGCTATAACAATGCACATTGTAGGTACTCAGGGGTACATCGCCCCCGAGTACCTAACCGATGGGATTGTATCCACTAAGATGGATGTTTTCTCATTCGGAGTTGTGTTGCTCGAGCTTGTGTCAGGGAAGGAGGCTATCAACGATGAAGGGAAAGTCTTGTGGGCAAAAGTTAGTGATTTTTCAGAAGGGAGTGAAGAAAGGAAGGTGAGTAAATTGCAAGAATGGATGGATGAAAGTCTTTTGAGGGAAGAATTAACTATCGAAAGTGTTGTGAATGTGATGTCTGTGGCTATTTCATGTTTGAATAAAGATCCTTCAAGAAGGCCAGGCATGATTGAAATTGTGTATGCGTTGTCTAAAAGTATTGATCTATTTTCTGATGTTTCAGAGGAGGGACTATCTCCAAGGCAAGTCACAGCAAGATAGACTACATAATAGTACAAGCATATTATGTAAAGTTGTTTTGAAGTGGAGTAGCATTTTGTGTTTTGAGGTTTTTACTTTCCTTAAAAGTTTTTCTTCTATATATGTGTAATATTACTCCTATATTATCTTCTATAGTAGTAGTGGTAAATCTAATTCAGAATAAAAGCATGTTTAAGGTTGTTCTAGTGTAATTCTTTACAAttacatgtattagttatgcagtTATCTAAATTGCAAATCAAACACCATATTGattttataatgaataatttaCCTCCTAAATCAGCTAACAAACATGATATTACTTATTAAGAACCCGATACTTGCATAACTCAACTCCAAACCAACTGCCAACCGACCTTGAATGAAAAGTATTTTCCCTAATTCTTGCAATAGTTAAATGTACCTTGGAAAAAGATGTATCTCAGAAATAGCTAGTCCAAACATGTGAAAACATCCTGgagaaaaacaacaaatataaaCACGAGTATTTTCTACAATATGGTTGACCAAAAACCCTTCTAGGTGGGACCaacaaattggaaaaaaaaaaccatcTTCCTTTAATGTTAAAGACAATACcatatgagaaaataaataacaacaaCCAATCAAATAATGCAGAAAATCCCCATCACTCATTAAATGGTCGAAAACCAAGACTATGACAAAAAAAACAAGAACTTTGGTATATAAACCTCTtataacaacatcatattatatacacacacatctctccttcaacaaaacacaaaaccaagaaaatgataacaaaaccaatatttattttttcacttctctTCTTCTTATCATTCATATTGAACCAAAACATAATATGTTATGCACAAGAGCCACCAAGCATAACAGGATATACTTGTAATCCTGAGCAATTCAATCCATGTCAAACTTATGTGTTATACAGAGCTAGAGCACCAGAGTTTCTTGATTTAGCCTCAATTGGTGATCTATTTTCAGTAAGTAGACTAATGATAGCAAACCCTAGTAATATTTCCAACCCAAACACAACTCTTGTTAATGATCAACCCCTTTTTATCCCCATCACGTGTTCTTGTAACAACATCAACACAACTTTTGGTAGCATATCTTATGCTGGCTTTAACTACAGTTTCAAATCAGGTGACACTATGTATGGTGTATCAACATCTAAATTCCAAAACCTTACTACTTATCAATCTGTTGAGGCTGTTAATCCAACTGTTGTACCAGAAAACATTGACATAGGTCAAGCTATAAAATTCCCAATTTTTTGCAAATGTCCAAACACAACATcttcacaaaatcaaccaagaCTACTCATAACTTATGTTTTTCAACCTAATGATAACATTTCTTCTATTGCCTCAAGATTCAGAGTAACCCCACAATCTATAACACAAATTAATGGAAATAACACCAAGATTCTTGATACCCTTTTCATCCCTCTTTCTAATCTACCTAATCTTACACAGCCAACATCATCAaacaccccacccccaccccctacACCCTCAGCACcagtaaatcaagaaaaagacAGAAAAGGAACTGTTATAGGGTTAGCAATTGGTTTAGGGGTTTGTGGGGTTTTGTTGATTTTGGTTCTTGGTTTGTTTTACAAGGAGAAAACAGGGAAGAAAGAAGGGTATGGTGATGTTGAAAGACAAAAAAGTTTGTATCTTGGATCAAAAAAGGGGTCTTTTGTTGATAAAGATGTTGAAGTGAATTTGTTGGCTGATGTATCTGAGTGTTTGGATAAGTATAAAATGTACAAAATGGAACAAATTTGGGAAGCAACAGATGGATTTGATGAAGGGTGTTTGATACAAGGATCTGTGTATAAAGGAACAATTGATGGTGAAGTGTTTgcaatcaagaaaatgaagtgGAATGCTCGTGAAGAACTCAAAATTCTGCAAAAGGTAAACATTTTTACTCAACTTTCTATACTTTGGGTATCTTTTCAAGAATCACTTTTGTGGACTAATTGATACGGAGAAAATGATAAACATGGACCAATTCGGGTTGAGGTAGCGTAGTAAGTAatttgtctttcattttaaatttttggatttGAGTCATCTGAATACGAAGTTATTTTTGCTAAGAAGCGagctattattattaatagagAATTTGCTATATATTTGGTATGTTATCAAGAATTGTTTTTGTGTACTAATTAATGTTTGAGAAAATGACGAAATGATTTAGTAattaaagatttaaaatttaaatttcttaggtatgttattttagttagaaagtgcattttaatatgattttaaatttaattaaactttaTAATGAATAACAAACTAcagtaaaaggaaaaagaaaacatgGTACATATATGTGGAGGGTTgatttataatagttttttaaGTATGTACTATATTTGATAGTTTCCAttttttaagtttgttaaaaagtaatatatttaatttttcatataatatttattgaatatacATGTTAGATTTTTGGAGCTTGATTAGTTTTGATTTGTTTCTAtaatttagtgtttttttttttttgaggtgTGAAGTTGTCTATATGCCATGTTTTCTGCAGCATATTTTTAGATATCAATAAgatctttttagtttttatgattaaattattaattattttgtcaaatttaataaacataaattattgaGTATTTGAGAAGATTAAAAGTGTcaacttttgataaataaattcaatttaaggaattattttgaacaatattCTCCCTCCTTAGAGgctatttttgtcattttctcaACTGATATTTTAGTAATGTTAAATTCCACCACAGAATTGTTTTTCCTCCAATGGATCAGattaagtatttaattttaataaaatattaaacaatttaaattattagGTCTAGTGACCTGTCGTATTCTTAAGACATTAGtactttatttaaatatttaagtggACCATTATGCCCGTTGGGATttgataatttataatttaagctAATCTACATCATTTAATACTCAATTTATTTGTCCTTTGATGTctatcttttcattaaaaatactCCTCTTTTTGTTTCTCAATTATTTCCCTCGCATATCTGCTATTAAAGTCGAGcgtatatcaaaaataaattttttatatattatttttttaattttatttataaaattctcACCAGATATATTGTTATTgcaataaaaaattagatattaacATGATAtctagaaataatttttttcttttttttttggccaTAGAAAAGAGCatcttttattaataatttattatattaagacaaagttcaaaataaattttcttcctaaatGAAATTTCTCGTATTTGACCTCATTTTGGCTGTACTATTTTGACTAGAAGTATTAGTTAAATCCTATTAAATGAAGAAAACGTCATCAAGTCCTATTTTGCAGCCGTTACTATAATTAGGGCGTCGTTACAATATTAGATATTGGTCCGAtaaatcaataacttttttttaacaatgTATTATGTACTATTCTATTGAAAATTGTCATTCTTTTTCGAACATAGTTATAAGATTTGTGTATGCTCTATTTAAAGACTGATACGGGATTCTTATGAAGTGGTGTCAATGATTTAGGAACTTTTGCAACCCCTTAACCACTAGACTAAACTTTCTACTTGTGTCAAAAGATATCAATACTTATATATACAATGTGATTTTCCTCGACCAAGGGTAGGTTGACCCCTGACTCTACCATCTTCAGACCGTACTTTGTGCAGGGTAGGTCCACCCCTGACTCTACCATCTTCAAATCGTACTTTGTGCATGAcattgaatatgttattattgcaTTGTATGGCTACTTAACaatttcctccttttttttgttttgttttgtgtaGGTGAACCATGGGAATTTGGTGAAGCTAGAAGGTTTTTGCATAGACCCTAAAGAAGCAAATTGCTTCTTAGTGTATGAGTATGTTGAAAATGGTTCACTACATTCATGGATTCATGGTGAAAAACCTGAAAAATTGAGTTGGAAAACAAGACTAAGAATTGCAACCGATGTTGCAAATGGTCTTTTGTACATTCATGAACATACAAGGCCAAGAGTTGTCCACAAAGACATCAAAACTAGCAACATTCTCTTAGACTCCAACATGAGAGCCAAAGTTGCCAATTTTGGTCTAGCTAAATCAGGGTGCAATGCTATAACAATGCACATTGTAGGTACTCAGGGGTACATCGCCCCTGAGTACCTAACCGATGGGATTGTATCCACTAAGATGGATGTTTTCTCATTCGGAGTTGTGTTACTCGAGCTAGTGTCAGGGAAGGAAGCTATAGATGATGAAGGAAAAGTCTTGTGGGCTAACATTGGCGATTTTTCGGAAGGGAGTGAAGAGAGGAAGGTAAGGAAATTGCAAGAATGGATGGATGGAAGTCTTTTAAGGGAAGAACTAATAATGGAGAGTGTTGTGAATGTGATGTCTGTGGCTATTTCATGTTTGAATAAAGATCCATCAAAAAGGCCAGGGATGATTGAAATTGTGTATGCATTGTCTAAAAGTATTGATCTATTTACTGATGTTTCTGAGGAAGGACTATCTCCAAGGCAAGTCACAGCAAGATAGGGCCTATATCTATTTAGTATATTATGTAAAAGTACTTTTGAAGTGAGTAGTATTTTTGTGTTTTGAGGTTTTTACTTTACTATAAAGTTTGCTTCTATAAATGTGTAATATTACTCCTATATTATCTTTTCTAGTACTACTTGTGAGATAATCCAATTTCAAATAAGAGGATGTTTTAAGGTTGGTCTAAGtcgaatatatattatgttgtaatgagtttgttttcttttatgttatgttgttcggattttttaaaattgtatatatttttttgaagaattcaaCATATAGTTGATAACATAGATTTTAAGAGATTGAACATCGTAGATTGTTTTGCCAAAATTGAGGGAGTTTAATGTAGGAGtgaaacaatattttacaactTGTTCTTATTTATGTGTTGGTGCtcttttttaatcatttaagCTTGTACGTATATCAATATTGTATCAGAGTCAAACTCATTGTTTATCTAGATGATGTTAAACTCCCATGCATGTTATATTATCCTTACTTTGGATTTCTGGTCCCGAGTGTTGCGTAAGAGTGTTAAGAAATCCTACATCAGTTGCGAAAAAGTAATTGATCTCCTGATGTAATTTTGAACAAGTTCTCCTCGTAAACTATTTTTTGGAGTTATGTCAAAGTgagtcttttaaaaaattagttgaaGAACTAtgtaataaaactataaattgATTACAGAAACTAATGAAAACTTCCCTAGATTTGTTGATGAGAGTAGTCAAATTCATTTATTGATTGAACTATATAACAAAGAATTTTCAAATGTACATGATGTTTTAGATAGTCAACAATTCtactttaatttgtttgttataACTTGTAGATGAGAAGTTTTAAAAGTTTCTCCCATCtccaatttcaacaaaaatttcagaaaaacttggatttatttttctcatttattctTAATCTTATTGTGTATGAAAGATACATTAACCATAAGTCAAAAGAGTAAAGAAGAAGTGCCTCAATATTTGCTGCATTTTAGGATTGccaatataaacaaaaaacaaactacataagtcataataatgataataattaatacatacTCTCCCTTTTAAAACTTGATCAAGGAGATGTTCATGGAACATGCCATTATACGACGAGTTGATAAAAATATGAGATACAACTGCATTATTTGGTTCAATCCATAAAATGTGAATCGATTATAcagataataatatataaaatttgtatatgtttattttaattattataccaaataattattatatctcgttattataaatagaataactcagaaaatttatttgtttttcaagaAGTCGAAACCATTTATGTTTCTTAAGAAGCACATAAGACTTACTTCTAATGTACATATAGTACATAAACATAGCACACATCAATTAAAcacaatttcttattttaagcAACAATAACTAGACAACATTTTCAATGTGTCTTGAATGTTTTATAACTAGGAATTTTATTAGAgttgtttttcaaatatttttctcatcaattttaatatactaagtatAAGATGGAAAACACAGTCTATTTACACAACCACACACTTAGAAGCAAATATagttaatacttattatttaacAAAACTAAATTTTCAACACAAGGAATGTCCCTTCTATATCAATAGATATGGGTAGCCAGAATTTAAagttcataattcaaattttaattttttaaattgattaggttcaaaattaataatttgtatatatatatataacagatttcttaattcaaattcaaatttcatatcaaaGCTAGTACATTTGACCTAATTCATAACTAAAGAGCTAGCTCCgccattatctatcaatatttAACTTATGCTTTCGTAACACtctatcaataataaaattaaaattaatgaacAATTTGTTCGTAAGACTTTTGATCTTAGACATATGTCATTGATTCGAACTCTACGataaataaaaacatgataTATACATAAAGAAGGATAGATAAACAGACTCATTATCCACCAAATTTCGAACGATaaaccaattaaaaaaatttattaaaaaaaagagagcaATTTGTCCATTTACAAAACCTATAGAGGGCAAAAGACAACATTACAATGAATTCCAGGGGGCTACCAGCAAAAAATAAAGCAATCAAAAAATCATCACACTTTTTAAACGCATGCCACAAAGCACGAAAGACAAACAGAGACATTCCATTTCAGTTCCTCAAAACCCTTAACTTCTTCTCGCcgggaaaaaaattaatttcgcCGGATAAATCTCCGGCATGGCAGCAAACCAACCGGAAGGCTATGCCGACGATTTCCTCGAGCAAATTCTCGCTATTCCTCCCTACTCTGGCTTGCCGGTTGCTGATGTTGGCACTCCATCAGAGACGACGTCGTTTACCTCGGCGTCTGCCGTATCTCATCTTAACTCTGCCGCTGCTGCTGGCCTACAGCAACCTTTGTTTCCGCTGGGATTAAGCTTGGATAACGGCCGTGATGACGTCGGCGATGCAGGTCCTTATGCAGTGAAGCATGtaagcattttttttttttgcgtttGGCATTTTCCAATTTTTATAATATCTATGATGGAAAACAGACGagtttaacttcttttttttttttgcaggaaAGAGATGGAATGAATATCGGAAATCTATATGCAGGTCTAGAACACTTGCAATCTCATGCAGTTCGTCACTCTGTGCCTTCTGTTCACCATGTCCAGGTAACTCACTGTGTGTGTATTGATTGAGAAAGTTATTGCTAAAAAATGTTCTCCAGAATTGGTCATTATTATTCTCCAATACagatgatattttaatataaatatctgGAAACGTAAAATTGAGTCCAATTCAGTTTTCATGtgttgattctttttttaagaaaaacaaagatttTGATAGGTTTCAGTGTTTTTAGTGTGTTGTGTGTTGTTAGTTTTGTTGTGACTTGTAAATATTGCAATTATCTAGACCGCTCAAGGATTTTGCTTCCCAAGGTTTTATGAGAGACAACTTTGTGGTCAAGCCCTTTGTAAACTGTGCTTAAATGATTAAAGGCTTAGAAGCTGAAACTTAAATGCATATACTAACTTGTAGTTGGTGAGCTATACACAATTTTAATGCTCCTTGCGTACGACTACATGGGAGTGTATGGCTTgaagagtattttttttcttctaatttagtCATATTATCTGATAACAAGAAGGTTGATtgttatatatttattcttttaagaTGGTGGTGTTCAAGATCAACTTGTGCTCACCTCGACTATTCCACCGGATATTTGCTATCTCTTTTCTATACAGGTGTTGGGTAACTCTACCCACCAAGGCTTGGATATGTAGGAAGAAATTACCTGGTTTTTTTGCCTTAACAGACCTTAGACCTCATGGAGTCATGGTTCTTCTCCCACCTCGTTGATTGCTAGACCACACCCTTAGGTGCTTGGTATTGCATCCATTATTCTGTTTaatctctttatttttgaaGTTCAATTAGTTGATGATTCATGCTTGGTTACTATGatttgaaatatgtttctcTAAGACGAACGTGGCCTCTTTGTCAACGGGGGAAGTAGAAAATTACTGCATTTTTCTAGCTTATAATTTCTCTTGGATTCTTGCAGCCTTTTCAAGGCCCACCAACAACGAGCACAACAGTAACTGTGCCACACCCACCTTCAATTCGTCCTAGGGTTCGAGCTCGGAGGGGACAAGCCACAGATCCACATAGCATTGCTGAGAGGGTAAGATCTACGTTCACAAGGACAAACGTGATATAATGAAGGTGTTGTGGGAGTCCTCTAGAAACAAGTAATACTAAATAatgatctgtttttttttttcttgcagCTGAGAAGAGAGAGGATATCAGAAAGAATAAAGGCTTTGCAGGAACTGGTACCCAGCTGCAATAAGGTGTGTCCAAATGTCGAGTTGCCTGCCACAGGTTTTTATTTTCGGGAATTGGGTTGTCCTTTACTCATCGGCAAATGTCATACTCAGGCTCTCTAAGAATTAAGTCTTATGTTCACaaataatagttattttattttttcgtcCACATCATGTCCATAAAATGCTAAAACTTAAAACCGACAGGTATAAGATGAATAATCTTGTAGGCAAGTTTTTATTTGCAGTGGAGTGTCTGATGGTTCAATTTACATTCTAATAATTGGGATTTTTGGAATTGGACTTTGTCTTTGTTATTCAGCATCTGAAATTAAAAGGAATGTGGTAGCTTGGGGTATTGAAATGTTATATTTCTCTTGCCAGACAGATAGGGCCGCAATGCTTGATGAGATTCTGGACTATGTGAAGTTCTTAAGGCTTCAAGTTAAGGTAAGATGTCATTTTTTAACGTTGATCTTAATTGCTAGCTTAGTCATTCACTCTTCCTACCATGTCCCAGAGAAAATGAGGTTTGTCCTGTAAGTTCTGTACAATAAAGCTACTTTCACAATTATTGCTCTCGATATGATCTAATTCTCACTTGAAAATTGTTGGAACCATTATCATTAATCCATTCTAGTAGATCTTGCTAATTCCTCTTAACCATCATGTTGGACATTCCTTGATAGGGGTTTAGCGGCTTTGAATCATGTGATTTTCTGATAAAGTTACCAAgtt
Coding sequences within it:
- the LYK9 gene encoding serine/threonine receptor-like kinase NFP, whose translation is MITKPIFIFSLLFFLSFILNQNIICYAQEPPSITGYTCNPEQFNPCQTYVLYRARAPEFLDLASIGDLFSVSRLMIANPSNISNPNTTLVNDQPLFIPITCSCNNINTTFGSISYAGFNYSFKSGDTMYGVSTSKFQNLTTYQSVEAVNPTVVPENIDIGQAIKFPIFCKCPNTTSSQNQPRLLITYVFQPNDNISSIASRFRVTPQSITQINGNNTKILDTLFIPLSNLPNLTQPTSSNTPPPPPTPSAPVNQEKDRKGTVIGLAIGLGVCGVLLILVLGLFYKEKTGKKEGYGDVERQKSLYLGSKKGSFVDKDVEVNLLADVSECLDKYKMYKMEQIWEATDGFDEGCLIQGSVYKGTIDGEVFAIKKMKWNAREELKILQKVNHGNLVKLEGFCIDPKEANCFLVYEYVENGSLHSWIHGEKPEKLSWKTRLRIATDVANGLLYIHEHTRPRVVHKDIKTSNILLDSNMRAKVANFGLAKSGCNAITMHIVGTQGYIAPEYLTDGIVSTKMDVFSFGVVLLELVSGKEAIDDEGKVLWANIGDFSEGSEERKVRKLQEWMDGSLLREELIMESVVNVMSVAISCLNKDPSKRPGMIEIVYALSKSIDLFTDVSEEGLSPRQVTAR
- the LOC101267267 gene encoding transcription factor UNE12 — its product is MAANQPEGYADDFLEQILAIPPYSGLPVADVGTPSETTSFTSASAVSHLNSAAAAGLQQPLFPLGLSLDNGRDDVGDAGPYAVKHERDGMNIGNLYAGLEHLQSHAVRHSVPSVHHVQPFQGPPTTSTTVTVPHPPSIRPRVRARRGQATDPHSIAERLRRERISERIKALQELVPSCNKTDRAAMLDEILDYVKFLRLQVKVLSMSRLGGASAVAQLVADIPLQSVEGDSGESRSNQHIWDKWSNVDTEREVAKLMEEDVGAAMQYLQSKSLCIMPISLAALIYPTQQPDDQSLVKPEAAAPS
- the Lyk8 gene encoding LysM receptor-like kinase precursor; protein product: MITKPIFGFSLLIFISFIFNQNICYAQNPPSITGYTCNPNQFNPCQTYVLYRARGPQFLDLASIGDLFSVSRLMIANPSNISNPNTTLVNDQPLFVPIKCSCNNINSTFGSISYAGLNYSFKAGDTMYDMSVTKYQNLTTYQSVEAVNPTVEATKIAIGQTIKFPIFCKCPTTRQNQPRLLITYVFQPNDNISSIASRFRITPQSITQMNGNNIKILDTIFIPLPNLPNLTRPASSNTPPPPPPPTAPAPVIQENDRKGTVIWLAIGLGVCGLLLILILGLFYKEKTVKREKYSDIERQKSLYVGSKKGSIVDKDVEVNLMADLSDCLDKYKMYKMEQLWEATNGFDEECLIQGSVYKGTIDGEVLAIKKMKWNAREELKILQKVNHGNLVKLEGFCIDPKEANCYLVYEYVENGSLHSWLHGEKPEKLSWKTRLRIATDVANGLLYIHEHTRPRVVHKDIKSSNILLDSNMRAKVANFGLAKSGCNAITMHIVGTQGYIAPEYLTDGIVSTKMDVFSFGVVLLELVSGKEAINDEGKVLWAKVSDFSEGSEERKVSKLQEWMDESLLREELTIESVVNVMSVAISCLNKDPSRRPGMIEIVYALSKSIDLFSDVSEEGLSPRQVTAR